The Desulfovermiculus halophilus DSM 18834 genome has a window encoding:
- a CDS encoding ABC transporter ATP-binding protein has translation MTDIIAVETLAKRFDDVQAVSDVSFTVKQGELFGFLGPNGAGKTTTINMLTGLARPDSGTMSIGGLDCTKRPRSAQHLIGVVPDESNLYPELTGFDNLCFCAALYGLGKDERQTRARKLLEDFGLSQAAGRRFWGYSKGMKRKLTIAAGIVHLPQILFLDEPTTGIDVASARQLRQLVADLNESGTTIFLTTHYIEEAERLCDRIAFIVNGRIVQIDSVDNLLQPLQTKHVIQISCDQDIYGVVDELRRDFSHLQFFTPSKATLQVEADQPIKAGALVHFLEEQGVEVSEARKIRPSLEDVFVRITGIEADAMRSEKEKGGGGQ, from the coding sequence ATGACTGATATTATTGCTGTAGAGACTTTGGCCAAACGCTTTGATGATGTCCAAGCAGTTTCTGACGTTTCATTTACCGTCAAGCAAGGCGAGCTGTTCGGCTTCCTGGGGCCCAACGGGGCGGGCAAGACCACGACCATCAATATGCTCACCGGCCTGGCCCGTCCGGATTCCGGGACCATGAGCATCGGGGGGCTGGACTGCACGAAACGCCCCAGATCGGCCCAGCATCTCATCGGCGTGGTTCCGGATGAGAGCAATCTGTATCCCGAGCTGACCGGGTTCGACAATCTGTGCTTCTGTGCCGCCCTGTACGGACTGGGCAAGGATGAACGGCAAACCAGGGCCAGAAAGCTCCTGGAGGACTTCGGACTCAGCCAGGCCGCCGGCCGCAGATTCTGGGGCTACTCCAAGGGCATGAAGCGCAAGCTGACCATTGCGGCCGGGATCGTTCATCTGCCCCAGATCCTGTTTCTGGACGAGCCGACCACAGGAATCGATGTGGCCAGTGCCCGGCAGCTGCGCCAGCTGGTGGCCGACCTGAACGAATCCGGGACCACGATATTTCTCACCACCCATTACATCGAGGAGGCCGAGCGCCTCTGCGACCGCATCGCCTTCATTGTGAACGGACGCATTGTCCAGATCGACAGTGTGGACAATCTGCTCCAGCCGCTGCAGACCAAACACGTGATCCAGATCTCCTGCGACCAGGATATATACGGCGTAGTGGATGAGTTGCGCCGCGATTTTTCTCATCTCCAATTTTTTACTCCCAGCAAGGCTACCCTGCAGGTGGAAGCGGATCAGCCGATAAAGGCCGGGGCATTGGTCCATTTTCTGGAGGAGCAGGGGGTGGAGGTTTCCGAAGCCCGGAAGATCAGGCCGTCTCTGGAGGATGTGTTCGTGCGCATCACCGGTATAGAAGCAGACGCCATGCGCAGTGAGAAGGAAAAAGGAGGCGGCGGACAATGA
- a CDS encoding TRAP transporter large permease: MTLLLASVFLLTLVLGFPIAFCLGLTSLAALVWMNNVPLVILAQRMFTGIDSFPLMAVPFFVLPGEIMNRGGTTKRLIDFANVLVGRIPGGLAHTNVVASMFFGGISGSAVADAAAMGTILVPGMVRKGFPPGFSAAVTAASSTMGPIIPPSILMVLMGVTTGLSIGGLFAAGIVPGILLGLSMMALSLFMAVRYQYPREVFPFTGRIFWRSFAAALPALFAPLIILGGILGGVFTPTEAAAVAVFYAFFLGLCIYRELDLKELKDILVHSGVTTAVLLLIIGMANIFSWVLSAEQIPTRIAEGMLAITENPYLILLFINIFLIFIGTFLEGGAAIIILAPTLLSVAETVGIDPLHFGLVMVLNIAVGLLTPPLGVCLFVVSGVTGLQLSTIIRSVLPFLALEVAVLLLATYWPGVILFVPKMLGYI; the protein is encoded by the coding sequence ATGACCCTACTTTTGGCCTCAGTTTTCCTTTTGACCCTGGTACTGGGGTTTCCCATTGCCTTCTGTCTTGGCCTGACCTCTTTGGCCGCCCTGGTATGGATGAACAATGTGCCCCTGGTCATCCTGGCTCAGCGCATGTTCACCGGCATCGACTCCTTCCCGCTCATGGCCGTGCCCTTTTTCGTCCTGCCCGGGGAGATCATGAACCGGGGCGGAACCACCAAGCGGCTCATCGACTTCGCCAATGTCCTGGTCGGAAGGATTCCCGGCGGATTGGCCCATACCAATGTGGTGGCCTCCATGTTCTTCGGCGGAATCAGCGGCTCGGCAGTGGCCGACGCTGCGGCCATGGGCACCATTCTCGTCCCGGGGATGGTTCGCAAGGGTTTTCCTCCGGGCTTTAGCGCAGCTGTGACCGCAGCCTCCTCGACTATGGGACCGATCATCCCCCCGTCCATACTCATGGTTCTAATGGGGGTGACCACCGGGCTGTCTATCGGAGGCCTGTTTGCAGCCGGCATCGTCCCCGGTATCCTCCTCGGATTGTCCATGATGGCCTTAAGCCTGTTCATGGCTGTGCGCTACCAATACCCCCGGGAGGTTTTTCCCTTTACCGGGCGAATCTTTTGGCGTTCATTTGCAGCCGCCTTGCCTGCACTGTTTGCTCCCCTGATCATTTTGGGCGGGATCCTGGGCGGTGTCTTCACCCCAACCGAAGCCGCCGCTGTGGCTGTTTTTTATGCCTTCTTCCTGGGGTTGTGCATCTACAGGGAGCTGGATCTCAAAGAGCTGAAGGATATCCTGGTCCACAGCGGAGTAACCACCGCAGTCCTTTTGCTCATCATCGGTATGGCCAACATCTTCTCTTGGGTCTTATCCGCGGAACAGATCCCGACCCGGATCGCAGAGGGCATGCTGGCCATTACGGAAAATCCCTATCTCATTCTGCTGTTCATCAATATCTTCCTGATCTTTATCGGTACATTTCTGGAAGGCGGGGCAGCCATCATTATTCTGGCTCCCACCCTGCTTTCAGTGGCCGAAACCGTGGGCATTGATCCACTTCACTTCGGCCTGGTCATGGTCCTGAACATAGCCGTCGGACTTTTGACTCCCCCGTTGGGAGTCTGCCTGTTCGTGGTCTCCGGAGTCACCGGACTGCAGCTGTCGACCATCATCCGCTCCGTTCTGCCCTTCTTAGCCCTGGAAGTGGCAGTTTTGCTCCTGGCCACCTATTGGCCGGGTGTCATCCTGTTTGTTCCCAAGATGCTGGGATACATATAG
- a CDS encoding 4Fe-4S dicluster domain-containing protein, whose product MSNHDPHQPIVLGDEPEGIRRDLQQHSKTNFMRCLQCRACSSGCPVYFAMDLGPNRIIRLLQLGQFEQAMQNSTIWICVGCDTCSSNCPMAIDIPAVMDVLRQYALDMNASIPTPDIIGLHNEILASIERYGRTHKLEIMLRYKVKNKPWFEDMDIGIKMLSKRKLHLFPSKVKTTEDIREIFRTAKPISWPSEKRHEHI is encoded by the coding sequence ATGTCCAACCACGACCCCCACCAGCCCATCGTGTTGGGTGATGAGCCCGAGGGAATCAGACGGGATCTGCAGCAACACTCCAAAACGAATTTTATGCGTTGTCTGCAGTGCCGGGCCTGTTCCAGCGGCTGCCCGGTCTATTTCGCCATGGATCTGGGTCCGAACCGTATTATCCGTCTCCTGCAGCTGGGCCAGTTTGAGCAGGCCATGCAGAATTCCACCATCTGGATTTGTGTAGGATGCGATACCTGCTCCAGCAATTGTCCAATGGCCATCGATATTCCCGCGGTTATGGACGTTCTCCGTCAGTACGCCCTGGATATGAATGCAAGCATCCCTACTCCGGATATAATCGGCCTGCACAATGAGATCCTCGCATCAATTGAGCGTTACGGACGGACACACAAATTGGAGATAATGCTTCGATATAAGGTCAAAAACAAGCCATGGTTTGAAGATATGGATATAGGTATCAAGATGCTCTCCAAGCGGAAACTCCATCTCTTTCCGTCCAAAGTGAAAACAACTGAAGACATCCGGGAAATATTCCGGACCGCAAAACCCATCTCCTGGCCATCGGAGAAAAGACATGAGCACATCTAA
- a CDS encoding sulfite exporter TauE/SafE family protein, which yields MLYFASLWVAVLAISFVLTMVGLGGGLLFSPLFLMLGMTKAAAASTSLFLNLVAASSAAVTYGKKKMVDYPLSVPLIISSSLAAPLGSYVNGLVDVQFFSILMAVILILAAVRMAFVPKKDTSDREQSAKVKVIGGLCIGLAIGFLGGLLGIGGGVFVVPLLMYILHVPARTAAASSTFIVCFSSLTGFLGYMSMHSINWAFVLPAALFSFAGGQAGARFMSARLQGRTIAYIFSGVLIIFSFRLLYQSFA from the coding sequence ATGCTGTACTTTGCTTCACTCTGGGTCGCGGTGCTGGCCATCTCCTTTGTCCTGACCATGGTCGGTCTGGGCGGAGGTCTTCTTTTTTCCCCTCTGTTTCTCATGCTCGGGATGACCAAGGCTGCGGCCGCATCCACCTCCCTCTTTCTCAACCTGGTGGCCGCTTCATCCGCAGCCGTGACCTACGGTAAGAAGAAGATGGTTGACTATCCCCTCTCAGTCCCCTTGATCATCTCTTCCTCCCTGGCTGCTCCCCTTGGCTCGTATGTGAACGGGCTGGTGGATGTCCAGTTCTTTTCAATTCTTATGGCGGTGATACTCATCCTGGCCGCCGTGCGTATGGCCTTTGTGCCCAAAAAGGACACCTCGGACCGGGAGCAGTCGGCCAAAGTCAAGGTCATCGGCGGACTGTGTATCGGCCTGGCCATTGGTTTTCTGGGCGGGCTCCTGGGCATCGGGGGAGGGGTATTCGTGGTTCCTTTACTTATGTACATTCTGCACGTTCCAGCCAGGACAGCGGCGGCATCGTCAACCTTTATCGTCTGCTTTTCCTCCCTGACCGGATTTTTGGGCTATATGTCCATGCACAGCATCAACTGGGCCTTTGTCCTGCCCGCGGCCCTGTTCTCCTTTGCCGGAGGCCAGGCCGGGGCCAGGTTCATGTCCGCCCGGCTACAGGGCAGGACCATTGCTTATATTTTTTCCGGCGTATTGATTATATTCAGTTTCCGTCTGTTGTATCAATCCTTTGCCTGA
- a CDS encoding pyridoxal phosphate-dependent aminotransferase — MLHLYSTMESKICSRIKSLQFSVIREMSQRAAGMDDCISLGIGEPDFDTPDQVITQAMQDVRNGYTHYAPAQGDLELLDFLSSQLSEETGLSIPASRIVVTPGGMGALSATLQTVLEPGDEVLIPEPYFPSYNAHVIMAGGKVIPVPTHFQTGFTLRPEDLAQRITDKSKVLLLNSPNNPTGNVLDSETLDQIARIARDRELIVLSDEVYDRMVFEGRFESIVTRPGMAEQTVVIKSCSKTFAMTGWRVGYAFGPDWLMPDVIKVVNYATTCVNSPGQRAALAALRMDQSPFIAMSESFQRRVGLLWKRLDQMSGIRCHRPAGSFYLFPEISGVDLDSTRFAQSLLEEERVLVIPGAAFGPSGEGCVRIAGTVDEEQLEKAMDRLQRFVHSRAK; from the coding sequence ATGCTCCATCTTTACTCCACAATGGAATCCAAGATTTGTTCCCGGATCAAAAGCTTGCAATTCAGCGTTATCCGGGAAATGAGCCAGCGAGCCGCAGGGATGGACGACTGCATCAGCTTGGGGATCGGCGAACCCGATTTTGACACGCCTGATCAGGTCATCACCCAGGCCATGCAGGACGTGCGCAACGGCTACACGCACTACGCCCCGGCCCAGGGTGACCTCGAGCTCCTGGATTTTCTCTCCTCACAGCTGTCCGAGGAAACCGGTCTCTCCATTCCTGCGTCCAGGATAGTGGTCACCCCGGGGGGCATGGGGGCCTTGAGCGCCACCCTGCAGACAGTGCTGGAGCCGGGAGACGAGGTCCTTATCCCTGAACCGTATTTTCCATCCTACAACGCCCATGTGATTATGGCCGGAGGGAAAGTCATCCCCGTGCCCACGCATTTCCAGACCGGGTTCACCCTTCGTCCCGAGGACCTCGCACAGCGAATAACGGACAAAAGCAAGGTCCTCCTGCTCAACTCCCCGAACAACCCTACAGGCAACGTGCTGGACAGCGAGACCTTGGATCAAATCGCCCGGATCGCCAGGGACAGGGAGCTCATTGTCCTCTCCGACGAGGTTTACGACCGCATGGTTTTCGAGGGAAGGTTTGAATCCATCGTTACTCGGCCGGGTATGGCCGAGCAGACTGTGGTTATAAAATCGTGTTCCAAGACCTTTGCCATGACCGGATGGCGGGTAGGGTATGCCTTTGGTCCGGATTGGCTCATGCCCGATGTGATCAAGGTGGTCAATTACGCCACAACCTGTGTGAATTCTCCAGGGCAGCGAGCCGCCCTGGCCGCCCTGCGCATGGATCAAAGCCCGTTTATTGCTATGAGTGAATCATTTCAGCGCCGCGTGGGGCTCCTCTGGAAGCGGCTGGATCAGATGTCCGGAATCCGTTGTCACCGTCCGGCCGGTTCCTTTTACCTTTTTCCGGAGATCAGCGGCGTTGACCTGGACAGCACCCGTTTTGCGCAGTCCTTGCTGGAGGAGGAACGGGTGCTGGTCATTCCTGGAGCGGCCTTCGGCCCATCCGGAGAGGGGTGCGTCCGCATCGCCGGCACTGTGGACGAGGAGCAGCTGGAAAAGGCTATGGATCGTCTGCAGCGATTCGTCCACTCCCGGGCAAAATAG
- a CDS encoding putative sulfate/molybdate transporter, whose translation MENRFRFNRLELAGSLGDLGTLLPIAIAMVLVNGLNPLGLFFSIGVFYILSGVYFGVTVPVQPMKVIGAYAIATALTADQILASTLLMGIFLLIIGATGAIDVIRRITPKSVIRGVQLATGTLLISEGVKFIIGTSKFQALQDAVEPYLAFQALGPVSISLVIGVGAALVTLLLLDNKRFPAGLFVVLGGLALGLALGARIDLQGQDLGFNLPEILPLGFPGNADFTFALFALVLPQLPMTLGNAVLAYTDLSKQYFADRSNKVTNRAACISMALANFFSFFLGGMPLCHGAGGLAAHYRFGARTAGSNLIIGLIFLILALALGSKVINVLHLLPMAILGVLLVFAGSQLTLTVMDLDSRKDFFVATLILGITLASNLAAGFIAGMIVAQILKWERLSV comes from the coding sequence ATGGAAAACCGATTTCGCTTCAATCGGCTTGAGCTGGCCGGGTCCTTGGGGGATCTGGGCACCCTGCTGCCCATCGCCATCGCCATGGTTCTGGTCAATGGTCTGAACCCCCTGGGGCTGTTCTTCAGTATCGGGGTCTTTTATATCCTGTCCGGCGTGTACTTCGGGGTGACGGTTCCGGTCCAGCCCATGAAAGTCATTGGAGCCTATGCCATTGCCACGGCCTTGACTGCTGATCAAATCCTGGCCTCAACCCTGCTCATGGGAATCTTCCTTTTGATTATCGGGGCGACCGGAGCCATCGACGTCATCCGCAGGATCACCCCAAAATCCGTTATCCGGGGAGTCCAGCTAGCTACAGGGACTCTTCTCATTTCTGAAGGGGTCAAGTTCATAATTGGGACATCCAAGTTTCAAGCCCTCCAGGATGCAGTGGAACCGTATTTAGCCTTCCAAGCCTTGGGTCCGGTATCCATCAGTCTGGTTATAGGAGTTGGCGCAGCTCTCGTTACCCTCCTCTTGCTGGACAACAAGAGATTCCCGGCCGGGCTGTTCGTGGTTCTGGGCGGACTGGCCTTGGGTTTGGCTCTGGGAGCCCGGATCGACTTGCAGGGCCAGGACCTTGGCTTCAATCTCCCGGAAATCCTCCCCTTGGGCTTTCCGGGAAATGCTGATTTCACCTTTGCCCTGTTTGCCCTGGTCCTACCTCAGCTGCCCATGACTCTTGGAAATGCCGTCTTGGCCTACACTGACCTATCCAAACAGTATTTTGCAGACCGATCGAACAAGGTGACCAATAGGGCTGCCTGCATCAGCATGGCTCTGGCCAATTTTTTCAGCTTTTTTCTGGGAGGAATGCCTTTATGCCACGGGGCTGGAGGGCTTGCCGCCCATTACCGCTTTGGGGCCCGAACAGCCGGCTCCAACCTGATTATTGGGCTGATCTTTCTCATCCTGGCCCTTGCTCTGGGCAGCAAGGTCATAAACGTCCTTCATCTGCTCCCAATGGCTATCCTGGGTGTTTTGCTCGTCTTTGCCGGCTCTCAGCTGACCCTGACGGTCATGGATCTGGACAGCCGCAAGGACTTTTTCGTGGCCACCCTCATCCTGGGCATTACCCTGGCTTCCAACCTGGCCGCTGGCTTTATTGCCGGCATGATCGTGGCCCAAATTCTGAAGTGGGAGAGACTGTCGGTATAG
- the hcp gene encoding hydroxylamine reductase: protein MFCFQCQETAKNQACTVKGVCGKPEETADLQDLLIYVCKGISVFGEKLQEKGTVDREAGNFICKALFTTITNVAWSDDVIIERIKEALKVRESVKAKLGGDIPASLPDCATWSSDNAEEIKAKALSDEVRITATENEDVRSLRELLIIGGKGIAAYADHAAVLGKEKDEIYGFLMQALASTTKDLSVDDMVDMVMKAGDMAVQTMALLDEANTSAYGQPEITEVNIGVRNNPGILISGHDLKDMEELLKQTEGTGVDVYTHGEMLPANCYPAFKKYDHFVGNYGGSWWHQNKEFESFNGPIILTTNCLIPIKKDNTYLDRLFTTGVVNYPGAGHIEDRPAGGSKDFTPVIEMAKKCKAPEEIESGKIMGGFAHNQVLALADKVVEAVKSGAIKRFVVMAGCDGRQKSRSYFTEVAENLPQDTVILTAGCAKYRYNKLDLGDIGGIPRILDAGQCNDSYSLAVIALKLKEAFGLDNINDLPISYDIAWYEQKAVAVLLALLSLGVQGIRLGPTLPGFLSPNVAQVLVDKFDIKPIGGVQEDIQAMMAGK from the coding sequence ATGTTTTGTTTTCAATGTCAGGAAACGGCCAAGAATCAGGCGTGTACAGTCAAGGGCGTGTGCGGCAAGCCGGAAGAGACCGCCGATCTGCAGGACCTGCTCATTTATGTCTGCAAGGGGATCTCTGTCTTTGGCGAAAAGCTGCAGGAAAAGGGCACAGTGGACCGGGAGGCGGGAAATTTTATCTGCAAGGCCCTGTTCACTACCATTACCAATGTGGCCTGGAGCGACGATGTGATCATCGAGCGGATAAAGGAAGCCCTGAAGGTCCGGGAATCGGTCAAGGCCAAACTGGGCGGGGATATTCCGGCTTCGCTCCCGGACTGCGCCACCTGGTCCTCTGACAATGCAGAGGAGATCAAGGCCAAGGCCCTGTCCGATGAAGTCCGGATCACGGCCACGGAGAACGAGGACGTCCGTTCCCTGCGCGAACTCTTGATCATCGGCGGCAAGGGCATCGCCGCCTATGCAGACCATGCCGCAGTGCTGGGCAAGGAAAAAGATGAGATATACGGATTTCTTATGCAGGCCCTGGCCTCGACCACCAAGGACCTCTCAGTGGACGACATGGTGGATATGGTCATGAAAGCAGGGGACATGGCGGTGCAGACCATGGCCCTTTTGGATGAGGCCAATACTTCGGCCTACGGGCAACCGGAAATCACGGAAGTGAACATCGGGGTGCGCAATAATCCGGGCATCCTGATCAGTGGTCACGACTTAAAGGACATGGAAGAGCTCTTGAAGCAGACCGAAGGAACCGGCGTGGATGTCTACACCCACGGGGAGATGCTCCCGGCCAATTGCTACCCGGCGTTTAAGAAGTATGATCACTTTGTGGGCAACTACGGCGGTTCCTGGTGGCATCAGAACAAGGAGTTCGAGTCCTTCAACGGGCCCATTATTTTGACCACCAATTGTCTGATCCCGATCAAGAAGGACAACACCTATCTGGATCGCTTGTTCACCACCGGTGTGGTCAACTACCCCGGGGCCGGACACATTGAAGACAGGCCGGCCGGAGGAAGCAAGGATTTCACTCCAGTTATCGAAATGGCCAAGAAGTGCAAGGCCCCGGAAGAGATCGAGTCCGGAAAGATCATGGGCGGCTTTGCCCACAACCAGGTCCTGGCTTTAGCCGACAAGGTGGTGGAGGCGGTCAAGTCCGGAGCCATCAAGCGGTTCGTGGTCATGGCTGGATGCGATGGACGGCAGAAATCCCGCAGCTACTTCACAGAGGTGGCCGAGAATCTGCCCCAGGATACGGTTATTTTAACCGCCGGATGCGCCAAGTACAGGTACAACAAGCTGGATCTGGGCGATATCGGCGGCATTCCCCGCATTCTGGACGCCGGACAGTGCAACGATTCCTACTCCCTGGCCGTGATTGCTTTAAAGCTGAAAGAAGCCTTTGGCCTGGACAACATCAACGATCTGCCCATCTCCTATGACATCGCCTGGTATGAGCAAAAGGCAGTGGCCGTGCTTTTGGCCCTGCTCAGCCTGGGGGTGCAGGGGATCCGCTTGGGACCGACTCTGCCAGGCTTTTTATCCCCCAATGTTGCCCAGGTCCTGGTGGACAAGTTTGACATCAAGCCCATTGGCGGGGTCCAAGAAGATATACAGGCCATGATGGCTGGGAAATAG
- a CDS encoding ABC transporter permease, protein MKMWIAFVNILFKDMRTYYLKPPNVSWGLIFPLAWTAMFFIKTGSGLGSIPELLPAVVALSILFGSTSLLAVTVTFEKKQRSFERLLLAPVPLEVLMLAKTSGAILFGIANAFVPVIMAAFLMDLSQISWMAFIPAVVLIAVTSTFLALFIAVAVSEVFEAQTFSNFFRFPMIFFCGLFFPVQQLPVFLKPVSFVLPLTYGADVLHGAVHGAHMLPFALDLVILAAFCAGLFLLSLRNIRRHWIA, encoded by the coding sequence ATGAAGATGTGGATTGCCTTTGTCAATATTTTATTCAAGGACATGCGCACCTATTATCTCAAGCCGCCGAATGTGAGCTGGGGGCTCATCTTTCCCCTGGCCTGGACCGCCATGTTTTTCATCAAGACCGGCAGTGGCTTGGGCAGCATACCCGAGCTGCTCCCGGCTGTGGTAGCCCTGTCCATTCTTTTTGGTTCAACCTCTCTGCTGGCGGTGACCGTGACCTTTGAGAAGAAGCAGCGTTCTTTTGAAAGGCTCCTGCTGGCCCCGGTCCCTCTGGAGGTTTTAATGCTGGCCAAAACCAGCGGAGCCATATTATTCGGCATTGCCAACGCCTTTGTCCCGGTGATCATGGCCGCCTTTCTGATGGATCTGTCCCAGATCTCCTGGATGGCCTTTATCCCGGCGGTGGTGCTGATTGCCGTGACCTCGACCTTTTTGGCTCTCTTCATCGCCGTGGCCGTGAGCGAGGTGTTCGAGGCCCAGACCTTTTCCAACTTCTTTCGTTTTCCGATGATCTTTTTCTGCGGTCTGTTTTTCCCTGTTCAGCAACTGCCCGTTTTTTTAAAACCCGTATCCTTCGTCCTGCCCCTGACCTATGGGGCGGATGTCCTGCACGGTGCGGTCCACGGCGCGCATATGCTGCCCTTTGCGCTTGATCTTGTCATCCTGGCCGCTTTTTGCGCCGGGCTGTTCCTGCTCAGCCTGCGCAACATCCGGAGGCATTGGATTGCGTGA
- a CDS encoding J domain-containing protein codes for MSQSSHLNLAAQVLGVTVHASPSEIKYAYYRMMCLHHPDKHQGDPQAGQRTALINEARNVLLGRTLDPTLLRDRELVSEVLERPASNDSEEETILSYNEWLKAQFFNLQEGSIWP; via the coding sequence ATGTCTCAATCCAGCCATCTCAACTTAGCGGCCCAGGTGTTGGGCGTTACGGTGCACGCCTCGCCCAGCGAGATAAAGTATGCCTATTACCGCATGATGTGCCTGCATCATCCGGACAAACACCAGGGCGATCCCCAGGCCGGGCAGCGCACAGCCCTGATCAACGAGGCCCGGAACGTCCTTTTGGGCCGCACCTTGGACCCTACCCTGCTTCGGGACAGGGAGCTGGTATCTGAAGTCCTGGAGCGCCCTGCCAGCAACGACAGCGAGGAGGAAACCATCCTCAGCTACAACGAGTGGCTCAAGGCCCAGTTCTTCAATCTCCAGGAAGGCTCGATCTGGCCCTGA
- a CDS encoding heterodisulfide reductase-related iron-sulfur binding cluster — protein MSTSKQEMAFFPGCSLATSARENYDSLQAFCRYLGYELKEVEDWNCCGTSSAHAVNSELAFDLACRDLALMHRFDQVLVACPSCYKRLQHTFHLLTTNSQLRTIFEKKWKTTFNPHLRLLPFLRFLAQQDLTSHYGHAFHSLQGLRVVSYYGCMLSYPPNMNKDPQLYGIMEKIMKELGAEPIMWSHSLKCCGTFLSVARPDIATPLVNDIFSAAIKVGAQCLVTACSMCHLNLEVRCTIRPALPVFHFSELLALALGSGPEKDWFNRHLYDPRPLLRSIGFYA, from the coding sequence ATGAGCACATCTAAACAGGAAATGGCCTTTTTCCCCGGATGTTCTTTGGCTACATCCGCTCGGGAAAACTACGATTCCCTTCAGGCCTTCTGTCGGTACCTGGGCTATGAGCTCAAGGAAGTGGAGGATTGGAACTGCTGCGGAACATCTTCGGCCCATGCGGTGAACTCAGAGCTTGCTTTCGACTTGGCCTGCCGGGATCTGGCCTTGATGCACAGATTCGATCAGGTCCTGGTTGCCTGCCCCAGCTGCTACAAGCGGTTGCAGCACACGTTTCATCTCTTGACCACCAACAGCCAATTGCGCACCATATTTGAAAAAAAGTGGAAAACCACGTTCAATCCCCATCTGCGTCTTTTGCCCTTTCTACGGTTTTTGGCCCAGCAGGACCTGACGTCCCATTACGGCCATGCCTTCCATTCCCTGCAGGGATTGCGGGTAGTTTCCTACTACGGCTGTATGCTCAGTTATCCGCCGAACATGAACAAGGACCCTCAGCTCTATGGAATAATGGAGAAAATTATGAAAGAGCTGGGGGCTGAGCCGATCATGTGGTCCCATTCCTTGAAATGCTGCGGAACATTTCTTTCCGTGGCCCGACCCGATATCGCCACCCCGCTGGTCAACGACATTTTTTCCGCAGCGATCAAGGTCGGCGCACAATGTCTGGTCACCGCCTGCTCCATGTGCCATCTGAACCTGGAGGTCCGGTGCACCATACGGCCTGCTCTGCCTGTTTTTCATTTCTCCGAGCTTTTGGCTTTGGCTCTAGGTTCAGGCCCGGAAAAAGACTGGTTCAATCGCCATCTCTATGATCCCAGGCCATTATTAAGGAGTATTGGATTTTATGCATAA
- a CDS encoding ArsR/SmtB family transcription factor, with the protein MTNPEKVARICKALSVPSRVKILEILKVSTLCVNALAQELGLTAAAVSQHLRILRDADLIRPEKRGYYVHYVVNWDVLDQWRRLVEALLTPPLDRLVLEDQSQLDESSEATK; encoded by the coding sequence ATGACCAATCCGGAAAAAGTGGCTCGAATCTGCAAGGCTTTGTCGGTCCCCAGCCGGGTCAAGATTCTGGAAATCCTGAAGGTATCCACTCTGTGCGTCAATGCCTTGGCCCAGGAGTTGGGGCTGACAGCCGCCGCAGTCTCCCAGCACTTGCGCATCCTGCGGGATGCGGACCTGATCCGTCCGGAAAAGCGGGGATACTATGTGCACTACGTAGTGAACTGGGACGTACTCGACCAGTGGCGGCGATTGGTCGAGGCACTTCTCACCCCGCCTCTGGATCGGTTGGTTCTTGAGGATCAAAGCCAGCTGGACGAATCTTCAGAAGCAACAAAATGA